The following proteins come from a genomic window of Triticum aestivum cultivar Chinese Spring chromosome 6A, IWGSC CS RefSeq v2.1, whole genome shotgun sequence:
- the LOC123129067 gene encoding silicon efflux transporter LSI2: MAMEPAVKVALGTAAFGIFWVLAVFPAVPFLPIGRTAGSLLGAMLMVLLNVITADEAYAAVDLPILGLLFGTMVVSVYLERADMFRHLGRALSWRSQGGKDLLLRTCAVSALASALFTNDTCCVVLTEFILKIARQNNLPPKPFLLALASSANIGSAATPIGNPQNLVIAVQSGISFGDFVFGILPATLVGVVVNAAILLCLYWRELSDEKCVDVSHDALPAEVVEEDDVTSHRFSPATMSHPRRGRLPDGSVLPDAAGCDAHCSCEPVKPNGDVAKAAPDGVGIHQRRGSAARVTAKEGDEYCCFNSTEEKEAAMDEEWKNRLWKTCVYAITFGMLVALLLGLNMSWSAITAALALIVLDFKDARPCLEKVSYPLLLFFCGMFITVDGFNKTGIPSTFWEFMEPYARIDTPTGVVILALVILLLSNVASNVPTVLLLGARVAASAAAISPAAETNAWLILAWVSTVAGNLSLLGSAANLIVCEQARRSQQFGYTLSFFSHLQFGFPATLIVTGIGLLLIRSN; encoded by the exons ATGGCGATGGAGCCGGCGGTGAAGGTGGCGCTGGGGACGGCGGCGTTCGGCATCTTCTGGGTGCTGGCGGTGTTCCCGGCGGTGCCCTTCCTGCCCATCGGCCGCACGGCGGGGTCGCTGCTGGGGGCCATGCTCATGGTGCTCCTCAACGTCATCACCGCCGACGAGGCCTACGCCGCGGTCGACCTGCCCATCCTCGGCCTGCTCTTCGGCACCATGGTCGTCAGCGTCTACCTGGAGCGCGCCGACATGTTCCGCCACCTGGGACGCGCGCTCTCGTGGCGCAGCCAGGGCGGCAAGGACCTGCTCCTCCGCACCTGCGCCGTCTCCGCGCTCGCGTCGGCGCTCTTCACCAACGACACCTGCTGCGTCGTGCTCACCGAGTTCATCCTCAAGATCGCCCGCCAGAACAACCTCCCGCCCAAGCCGTTTCTCCTCGCGCTCGCCTCCTCGGCCAACATCGGCTCCGCCGCCACCCCCATCGGCAACCCGCAGAACCTCGTCATCGCCGTGCAGAGCGGCATCTCCTTCGGCGACTTCGTCTTCGGCATCCTGCCGGCCACGCTCGTCGGCGTCGTCGTCAACGCCGCCATCCTCCTCTGCCTCTACTGGCGGGAGCTGTCGGACGAGAAGTGCGTCGACGTGTCCCACGACGCGCTCCCCGCCGAGGTCGTCGAGGAGGACGACGTCACCTCCCACCGCTTCTCGCCGGCCACCATGTCCCacccgcgccgcggccgcctccccGACGGCTCTGTCCTTCCCGACGCGGCCGGCTGCGACGCGCACTGCTCATGCGAGCCGGTCAAGCCCAACGGCGACGTCGCAAAGGCGGCGCCCGACGGCGTCGGGATCCACCAGAGGCGTGGCTCTGCCGCCAGAGTGACGGCCAAGGAGGGGGATGAGTACTGCTGCTTCAACTCgacggaggagaaggaggcggccaTGGACGAGGAGTGGAAGAACAGGCTGTGGAAGACGTGCGTGTACGCCATTACCTTCGGCATGCTCGTGGCGCTGCTGCTGGGCCTGAACATGTCCTGGAGCGCCATTACCGCCGCCCTGGCGCTCATCGTCCTCGACTTCAAGGACGCCCGCCCCTGCCTCGAGAAG GTCTCCTACCCACTGCTGCTCTTCTTCTGTGGGATGTTCATCACGGTGGATGGCTTCAACAAGACCGGCATTCCGAGCACGTTCTGGGAGTTCATGGAGCCCTACGCGCGGATCGACACGCCCACCGGGGTGGTCATCCTCGCCCTGGTCATCCTTCTCCTCTCCAATGTCGCGTCGAATGTACCGACTG TCCTGCTGCTCGGCGCACGGgtggcggcctcggcggcggcgatcTCCCCGGCGGCGGAGACCAACGCGTGGCTGATCCTGGCGTGGGTGAGCACGGTGGCCGGCAACCTGTCGCTGCTGGGGTCGGCGGCGAACCTGATCGTGTGCGAGCAGGCGCGCCGGTCCCAGCAGTTCGGCTACACCCTCTCCTTCTTCAGCCACCTCCAGTTCGGCTTCCCGGCGACGCTCATCGTCACCGGCATCGGCTTGCTGCTCATCAGGAGCAACTGA